The sequence AAATCAGACAATATACctttgggggtggggtgggggtgggtgaGTTGAGTTTTAATATGGCACGACATGTCAAAATGTATAGTTTTTATTTTCTGAGCCAAAATGCAATAGTTGGTTTTGTAGTCCTAAAAAAAGTAAAGTAACTTTGATAGGATGTTCCCATAAGTTGGCTGACCATCCAAAGAATTTACtcattaaatattttaattttgtaaaaatattttgGGTGAATTATGATTAGATGCATGGTCATTTTATTTTGattaaatgattaatttattTGAGAAGCATCTAGATGATTAGAGCACATCAATATGGGGGATAACTTTTCACAATTTTAATGGTATCAttagatttatctttatattTGGGAGGATTGTAATGTTGGATTGGCGAGATAGCATATTTGTATTACCTATTTTACTTTGACTTCTCCTTCTAGATCGAAAATACTTTTTGAACTCTTGAAAATAAGTACTTGATTACACACTTTAGGTAAgtgaatatattttttattttaaaattgtaaTAGTAGATCTAAACCCACAATTTTAGAAATCTAATATATAGACTCAACGCGAAGAATCTTAAAAGGTTAAGCTATATAGTTTAAATCATGAATTCGTCTTTACTTAATTATAAGCTGGCCAAACTGTCTTATAAGCAGATTTTGACTTATTTACACTTTGGTAAAAaactaaagtgcttataagccaaatcTTTATAACCTTATATCAGCCAAAAGTCATAATAAACTATGTTatccttttatttcttttaaattctcAAATTACCTTTCAACAAATAAAACTTCCTCTCCGATCCATAtttatcattctttttttttcttaatatacTTTTAAATGTATAATTTTCGTAAAAAAATTAAGGgtatttcaattattttaataaaaggaACAACTTATAAGTAATTATCTTACTAAATACATCAATTGTGTATTACCCGTTTTAATATTTCTATCCAAGCAAGTAGCTACTTATTATAAGTGAATTTCAACACATAAAAAAATTTCAGGCATCTAAAGCTTATCTATGTACAATTATCAGCTAATCTAAATAGGCTCTAAGTAAGTGGttcacgtgcaacgcacgtatcgagaaactagttattataaaagtgaGAACCTCaaaagttaaaagttaaattactaaaatttccttcaaaataacatatttaGGTATggaataataatatttaaataacatttaaataaaagaataaaaatctaATAAAGTGCCTCCTTTAAAAGTTGTGTTCTTTCAAAgggtgattacaagtattgtagtaaaaatagcacggtgtagccagttttcggactagtcattcaaaaatagtcagcgtttacgaagtcaatgaaaaatagccactattttgctgcaacagagaccggtccagcataatatactggagttcggtgcacctgtgtatgaactccagcatattatgctggaccggtatactttgctgactccaatataatatactggagactggagcaccggtgctccaaactccagtatattatactggacaattatacttgctggaactccagtatattatgctggagttctagtgtacttatgctggaactccatcatattatgctagtgtatttttcaggttttgaacagtgttttcgctcagatttatctttacatgaaaagtggctaaatttcgattacttttaaaattgggctatttttgaacgaccggttgtaaatctggctatttttgaatttctcccaataTTGTACCCCTTCTTTTGTAACTAACCTTTCATGAACTATCCCTTCGTACGCTTCTTGTAAAACTTAAAAGGAATGAAATCTAGAGTATATTTTTGGCCTCCCTACCTGACTCCAAATAATTAATTGGTGGCATTGGCATTGCAAATCTTCAATAATGCTTCTTGATAAAACATTTTGGTAGTCTTTGTTTAATTACTACCTGTCCAAATGACTTCAATAACTAGCGTTGAAGAGAAGTGATGGCTAATTTATCCCTTTCAACATTTTCTTGCactattttaaattttcattatttGTGGTCCATTCTAACCCAAGAAtaatcttcttttccttttctcatcACTTTAATTCATGCATCAGCCATCACAAGTTGATGCCCAAATATACATGATTTATAGTTGCTGTAAAGGCATTTTTCCTTGTGTAGCATAAGTCATCTAAGATTTCTTTAGAAAAAATACTTACTTGGAGTCTTTGATACAACAGAATCATATAATTACCATGGTAGTAGCGACTCTAATTTTTATCCATCTATTTatataagaattttttttatcgTTATACGGTACGGATTCGTTGAAATATAATTTTGGAGTACAAAGGAATTCTATAAATATTCTATAATATACTTCTTGGGTTATTAATTTGGCTTTAAAAAGAAaggcaaaattatttaaatattttgattcCAACAATCAACCTGATTTACAAAAGcaattaattattttcataatcaTGCTCATGCTGCCACATGACTTTTTTACGTATTCccgttgatttttttttttactacacTGTCAATTCATATAGTGAGTATGAATGAAAcactatttattttcttttattcagcCTTGTCGTGACTTTCTTATTTTATCTTCGGCACATATATTATCTATATGTTGTTGCTTATTGATTTGTTGGATTATTTTGGCATTGTATGTGGTTAAAAAAGATACAAGTGTATTTCTTTTTTTGTGCATGTctgtaattaattttatttatgagCATTAGCTACTTTTTATGTGTTAAATGAAAGTAACTTACATTATTTGGTATCCGCGGAAGTATAATTTTGGTTTTTCCTTTGCATATGCTTATTTAGTTAGCGTCCATAATTACATCCACATAAGTTTcttgtttaattaatttattttcttggtctattttgaagattaaaaaaatatatatgtatgatctttgtatgattattttcatgcatttgttCACGTGAAAGAAAAAGATATCAAAATAATCATTAGTATTAAATATGTAAAGGAAtgcaaatatacaaaaaaaaaaaatttaaaaaaagtataTGAACAAGTTACAAACTCTAGAACGACATGTCCAACTCTCATAATTTTTAAGGTAACGGTCGGATCAAGCACCTTGATTAATAGTATGTGTGTGTCGttattaattatcaaataattctTACTTTTGTAATTATAAAGCACAAGAAGATGTTTATAGGTGGAACAAAATATAGGAGCGGACCGAAGTTCTTTATTTATTGAATTAGCTAAATAGATTTAACAACCATCATTTTCATTACTTGTACATTTgtcattatcttttttttttccttgtcTCAAATACATTTTTAAAAGCTATAGTAATATTTATGccttttttgaagaaaaaaaaatacattcaTTGAGTTGCGATACACGCTGTGCCGAGAAAGTAGTTACATTTCAAATTGGAGCTAAATATTAAGAAGCATTCCAACAACTAAGGATCCCACCCACTTTTAACTATTCTCTTTCATCATTCATTTAAGAGAGTTGACCTTTTATTGATACATAGAGAAGAATATTACATTTGACCTTTTCTTTGTATGACCTGGCCATTTTTCAAAGGTTGAAGAAATATCTCACCATATGAAATGGAATTactgaaaaaagaaaacaaggagaatGATTGTTGCATAATTTTTCCTTATAACAGCAacttttctcttttaaaaaaacaaCGTTGCAGCAAGGAAAATTCTTGGTGCCGGGTACTGAGACTTACATATTTTTTAAGTCAGAATCGTCCCCAGTCAAGTCTTGTTATTTTTTCAAGTCCGCACACTTTGACAACAACTTGGTCTCAGCGGAAAAATAATTGCATTTAGTCATCTAATAACCCCATGAGCTAAGGCAAAGATTAGATTTTAATTGAATTCTGAAAAGTAGAAGCACAAGAAGCAATGGAAGCCATAAATATtcatttcttcttgtttttcataTTGATTCTTTATGGTGCTGCAGATACCATACCAGTAGATCAGCCTTTAACAGATGGAAACACCATTATTTCATCAGGTGGAAAgtttgagttgggatttttctcCCCTGGCACATCCAGGAAAAGGTACATCGGAATATGGTTCAGCAAAGTTTCTATACAGACAGTGGTATGGGTTGCTAATGGAGACAGTCCACTCAATGACAGAAATGGTATGCTGAATTTTACTAGGCAAGGAATTCTTACTCTTCTTAATGGTTCTGGCCATGTCATTTGGTCCTCCAATGCTACCAGGTATGCGCAAAATTCAACAGCGCAGCTTCTTGATTCAGGTAATCTTGTTGTTCGAGATGCAACTGTGAATTACTTGTGGCAGAGTTTTGATTATCCCACTGACACATCTTTGCCTGGAATGGAGGTTGGAATCGATCTTAAGACTGGTTTTCGTCGTTCCCTCTGGTCATGGAAGAGCACAAATGACCCTTCCAGGGGTGAGTTTACTTGGACATTCGATCCTCATGGATTCCCACAGCCATTTATCATGAACGGTTCCATTGAACGCCACAGGTTTGGACCATGGAATGGTCTAGGATTTGCTAGTGCACCATCTCGGCTACCAAGTCCTGGTTATAAATATACATATGTATCCAATCCTGAGAAAATATCTATCATGTATGAGCTCACAGACAGCTCTATCTTTGCAAGGGTAGTAATGCAACTAGATGGGGTTCTACAGCTTTCATTATGGAATAATCAAACACAGAATTGGGATAATTACTTTGGTAGCGCACCAGCAGATGACTGTGACATTTACAGTCGGTGTCACGGATATAGTTTGTGCAATAATGGCAACTCTTCAATCTGCAGCTGTTTGGATCAGTTTGAACCCAAAAACCCAACAGAATGGGCAAGGGAAAATTGGTCAAGTGGCTGTGTTAGAAAGACAACATTGAATTGTCAAAAGAAAGTTAAATTCTTGAAGTATCCAGGCATCAAATTGCCAGACACTCGTTTTTCCTGGTACAATCAAGGAGTGAATCTTAGTACATGCGAGGAATTGTGCTTGAGAAACTGTTCGTGTGCCGCATATGCAAATCCAGACATAACAGGGACAAATGAAGGCTGCTTGCTTTGGTTTGATGAGCTGATCGACATCAGAGATCTTGGTGCTAGTGGGCAAGATATCTATATAAAGTTGGACTCTTCCCAGTCAGGTACAAGTCTCTGCTACTTTACTTGTGCATGTAAGGCTGTAAAGAAAgctacataaatatcataaaatgtGCAAGCTGAGGCCTGAGGTTTTTCAACGTCATTTAAAATTAACAAAAAACAATAAATATTTCCTACTTATGAAACTCAGATGAATTTATTTGAATCCTCAGAGAACTCCAGCGTAGAGAAAGTAAAGAAATTGAGGATCAGCTTGCCGTTGGCAGCATCGATTCTTCTCTTGGCATTATGTTTGATCTTGTAcataaagcaaaagaagaagaagaagaagaagaagaagaagaagaaggatcaGGATCAGGATCAGGATCAGATACGCTTTGGCGAAGGTACAGACATTTTTCTACTTCGAAATTTGTGTTATGTGGCTTGAGTAAATGTGCTTTAATTTCTGGATTCATTTAGTCTCAGGAATTTTCTGTTTACGTCCAGTTAAGTCCTTATTTTCATcaggaaaaggaagaaagatcTCTGAAATGTTCTACACCAATGAAAGTAAAGATGAAGTTCCAGATGTACCATTGTTTGATTTTGCAACCATCTTGGATGCTACCGATAACTTTTCATTGAACAACAAACTTGGAGAGGGTGGTTTTGGTCCTGTTTATAAGGTAACAAAGTTAGGGGcaattctttctttttccttcaaAAAAATGCCCAACTACTGCAGGACATTATCTTATGATGGAACATTGACTATCTTAACTTCAAAACATAAGTTTTGGTTAGAAAATTTGTCTCCAATTCTCCTATTCCCTTAAACAACAATGTGATATTAAGTAACCAACATTCTGGAGAAGCTCTTTCATCTAATTGCATGATGATATCTAGGGTATGCTGAAAGAGGGACCAGAAATTGCAGTCAAGAGACTTTCAAGATACTCGACCCAAGGGACTGATGAGTTCATGAATGAAGTTATCTTCATTGCCAAACTCCAGCATCGGAATCTTGTTAAGCTTCTTGGTTGCTGTATTCAAGCAGAAGAAACAATGTTGATTTATGAATACA is a genomic window of Nicotiana tabacum cultivar K326 chromosome 16, ASM71507v2, whole genome shotgun sequence containing:
- the LOC107779664 gene encoding G-type lectin S-receptor-like serine/threonine-protein kinase At4g27290 isoform X3, with product MEAINIHFFLFFILILYGAADTIPVDQPLTDGNTIISSGGKFELGFFSPGTSRKRYIGIWFSKVSIQTVVWVANGDSPLNDRNGMLNFTRQGILTLLNGSGHVIWSSNATRYAQNSTAQLLDSGNLVVRDATVNYLWQSFDYPTDTSLPGMEVGIDLKTGFRRSLWSWKSTNDPSRGEFTWTFDPHGFPQPFIMNGSIERHRFGPWNGLGFASAPSRLPSPGYKYTYVSNPEKISIMYELTDSSIFARVVMQLDGVLQLSLWNNQTQNWDNYFGSAPADDCDIYSRCHGYSLCNNGNSSICSCLDQFEPKNPTEWARENWSSGCVRKTTLNCQKKVKFLKYPGIKLPDTRFSWYNQGVNLSTCEELCLRNCSCAAYANPDITGTNEGCLLWFDELIDIRDLGASGQDIYIKLDSSQSENSSVEKVKKLRISLPLAASILLLALCLILYIKQKKKKKKKKKKKKDQDQDQDQIRFGEGKGRKISEMFYTNESKDEVPDVPLFDFATILDATDNFSLNNKLGEGGFGPVYKGMLKEGPEIAVKRLSRYSTQGTDEFMNEVIFIAKLQHRNLVKLLGCCIQAEETMLIYEYMPNSSLDWFLFDRDRSLLLDWPKCFHIINGIVRGLLYLHQDSRLRIIHRDLKPSNVLLDIDMNPKISDFGTARSFGGNETGARTTRVVGTYGYMSPEYAAEGKFSVKSDVYSFGVLVLEILSGKRNRGFFHPDHHHNLLGHVWILFREGRSLELINAHLRESSNLSQVQRSFHVGLLCVQHCPEDRPTMASVLLMLSSDIPLPLPKEPGFFTKAYSSSSTQGESSVNEISITMLDAR
- the LOC107779664 gene encoding G-type lectin S-receptor-like serine/threonine-protein kinase At4g27290 isoform X2; its protein translation is MEAINIHFFLFFILILYGAADTIPVDQPLTDGNTIISSGGKFELGFFSPGTSRKRYIGIWFSKVSIQTVVWVANGDSPLNDRNGMLNFTRQGILTLLNGSGHVIWSSNATRYAQNSTAQLLDSGNLVVRDATVNYLWQSFDYPTDTSLPGMEVGIDLKTGFRRSLWSWKSTNDPSRGEFTWTFDPHGFPQPFIMNGSIERHRFGPWNGLGFASAPSRLPSPGYKYTYVSNPEKISIMYELTDSSIFARVVMQLDGVLQLSLWNNQTQNWDNYFGSAPADDCDIYSRCHGYSLCNNGNSSICSCLDQFEPKNPTEWARENWSSGCVRKTTLNCQKKVKFLKYPGIKLPDTRFSWYNQGVNLSTCEELCLRNCSCAAYANPDITGTNEGCLLWFDELIDIRDLGASGQDIYIKLDSSQSENSSVEKVKKLRISLPLAASILLLALCLILYIKQKKKKKKKKKKKKDQDQDQDQIRFGEVKSLFSSGKGRKISEMFYTNESKDEVPDVPLFDFATILDATDNFSLNNKLGEGGFGPVYKGMLKEGPEIAVKRLSRYSTQGTDEFMNEVIFIAKLQHRNLVKLLGCCIQAEETMLIYEYMPNSSLDWFLFDRDRSLLLDWPKCFHIINGIVRGLLYLHQDSRLRIIHRDLKPSNVLLDIDMNPKISDFGTARSFGGNETGARTTRVVGTYGYMSPEYAAEGKFSVKSDVYSFGVLVLEILSGKRNRGFFHPDHHHNLLGHVWILFREGRSLELINAHLRESSNLSQVQRSFHVGLLCVQHCPEDRPTMASVLLMLSSDIPLPLPKEPGFFTKAYSSSSTQGESSVNEISITMLDAR
- the LOC107779664 gene encoding G-type lectin S-receptor-like serine/threonine-protein kinase At4g27290 isoform X1, which codes for MEAINIHFFLFFILILYGAADTIPVDQPLTDGNTIISSGGKFELGFFSPGTSRKRYIGIWFSKVSIQTVVWVANGDSPLNDRNGMLNFTRQGILTLLNGSGHVIWSSNATRYAQNSTAQLLDSGNLVVRDATVNYLWQSFDYPTDTSLPGMEVGIDLKTGFRRSLWSWKSTNDPSRGEFTWTFDPHGFPQPFIMNGSIERHRFGPWNGLGFASAPSRLPSPGYKYTYVSNPEKISIMYELTDSSIFARVVMQLDGVLQLSLWNNQTQNWDNYFGSAPADDCDIYSRCHGYSLCNNGNSSICSCLDQFEPKNPTEWARENWSSGCVRKTTLNCQKKVKFLKYPGIKLPDTRFSWYNQGVNLSTCEELCLRNCSCAAYANPDITGTNEGCLLWFDELIDIRDLGASGQDIYIKLDSSQSENSSVEKVKKLRISLPLAASILLLALCLILYIKQKKKKKKKKKKKKDQDQDQDQIRFGEVSGIFCLRPVKSLFSSGKGRKISEMFYTNESKDEVPDVPLFDFATILDATDNFSLNNKLGEGGFGPVYKGMLKEGPEIAVKRLSRYSTQGTDEFMNEVIFIAKLQHRNLVKLLGCCIQAEETMLIYEYMPNSSLDWFLFDRDRSLLLDWPKCFHIINGIVRGLLYLHQDSRLRIIHRDLKPSNVLLDIDMNPKISDFGTARSFGGNETGARTTRVVGTYGYMSPEYAAEGKFSVKSDVYSFGVLVLEILSGKRNRGFFHPDHHHNLLGHVWILFREGRSLELINAHLRESSNLSQVQRSFHVGLLCVQHCPEDRPTMASVLLMLSSDIPLPLPKEPGFFTKAYSSSSTQGESSVNEISITMLDAR